The nucleotide window GGAGGTGAAGCCCGTGGTATCGAGATTGATGGTGATGGACTTGGTCAGCTTGTAGGTACCCTTCGTGAAAATGAGGCTGCCGTGCCCCGAGTCCACCGCCTTCTGGATGGCTGCCGTGTCATCCGTGGTGCCGTCTCCTTTTGCGCCGAAGTCGCGGACGGTTTTGATTTCCTCCGCATGGAGCGGTGAGGCAAGGAGGGCGGCCGTGACGGTCAGGCAGAGAGTGGTGAACAGGGGCGAATGCTTCATGAGATGGTGTGAGGGAAAATGATGCGTGCTGGAAATGGAGGGTGATGGTCAGAGGATTTCCACGGGCGCGGCGGTCATCGACCAGATGGCCTCGGCGTACTTCACGCCACAAGTCGCGCCGCGGTAGCGGGCGAGGGATTCCTTCGCCTGACGGCTGGAGTCGAGGGTGGCAGCGTCATACTCCTTCTTGTTCACGAAGGCCATGAGCCTGCCGAGCCACTCCATGGAGGCAGGCCACTCGGCCGTCACGTCCACGAACGTGTTTGGCTCGAAGCCGATGGTGTGGCGCGGGCCATTGTCATAGCAGAAGACCCGGCGTGGCGCCGGACAGTCGCGTCCCAGGATGGTACGCGGTTGCATGAGCGCGGCCTTGCAGATGGAGGCGGCGGATTCGTGATCGGGATGGCGATCGTGGGGCCACAGCATGAAGGAGGTGGTGGGCTTCACCTCTTCCACGATCTCCGCGACCTCGCGTTGGGTATCCTCACCGAGACGGAAGTGCATGGAAGCGTGCTTCAGGAATCGCATCTCCATGCCGCGCTCCTGGGCGAGCTGTTTGGTCACTTCCAGGAGTTGCGGTTCGCGTCCCTGCACCGGCGGCCAGTTTGTGTAGTCGCCGATGAGCGAGAGGATGACCACCCGGTGGTGCTTGCGCACGGCCTGTAGCAGGATGCCGGGAATACCGAAGACGCAATCGTCATAGTGGGCGCCGATGGCGAGGATGGTCTGGGGGAGGGGCATGGCTGAAGATGGAGGTTCAAATACGCCATGGCTGGGGATTTGTGATTTATGATTTGCGATTTTTGATTGGGACAGAGCGGCGTACGTAGGGAAGACGGTGCCTTTTTAATCAGTAGTGGGCACTTCCGGATCACTGGACGATGTGGCGTCTATCGAGGGTGCTGGGTGTGGCGGGCTGCATTGGATTCAACGCAGAGACACAGAGAAGCTGAGGAGGGATACAAATTCGCTCTCAGGATTGCCCACCAATCAAATGCGCCCTCCTGAGAGGAGATATCGTTGTGAGGTGGAGACGAGGCGACAGCCCGATCCTTGGCGGCTGCCGCCCCATCTCTGCGCTCGTACTAAACTACTCCCGCTTCAGTGGCGGCCACTGGGTGCCGTCCTTGAAGGAAATATGGAATACGACGTCCTCGGAGCCGGGACGCTGCATGAGATGCAGGAGTTCGGGATCCTTGATGGAAAAGCGTTTTCCGTCTGCGAGCTCCTTCCGGTGTTTGTTGAGGAAAGTCACCCAACGGTCGCGCAGCGTGAAGCGCTCATCCATGGTCATGTGGCTGCTGCTGCCGCTGCCCATGGTCTGCTTGTCTTCAACCTCCTGAATGATCTTCTGCAGGTATTGGAAGGCATCGCTGTGCAGTTCCTTTTCCGCGAGGCGTTGGGCCCAGATGTCCCACATTTCCACGTGCGCACCGCAGAACCAGGCCGCTTCCGAGGCGGATCGGATCACCCATGGGTGATGACTGGTCTGCAGGATGCGGAGGGCAGGTTTGGCAAAGTCCTTGTGCTTGCTACGGGCGGCGGCCTCGCAAGCGATGCGAACTACGCCGAGATCGTCATCCTCCATGCGGCGCAATACCATGGGAATCCAGTCTGAGGGGATGTCATCTGGCACGGCCTTGAGCGCTTCCTCACGGAGCGTGGGGCAGGGGCTTTCCATGCTGGTGACGAGGCGTGCCTTCCACGCGCCGCCCTCGGGCTTGGGAATGGTCTTGTCCGCGAGCTGCCGCATCAGGATGAGGGAGCCCGCGACATCGATGTCTGCATTCGTGCTGGCGCGATGGCCACGACTGCGGATGGCATCCACCGCGCGAAGGAGTGTGTCCTGCGCTCCGGGGTGGTTGAGGATGTTGTCTCCGGATTCCTTGCGTGGGACCGGGATGGTTTTCGTTTCGCGAGCGAGTGTCGCCTGGATCACAGGCATGTCCTCGGGACGACCCAGCGAGGTGAGCACCAGCGCTCCCCGGTTGATGAGGTCAACTTTGTCAGATTCCACCCACTGTTTTCCAAGGGCGAGCGTTTCAGGGCGGAAGCGCTCGTCCCAGGTCAAAGCACTGGCCTGCTTCGGGTCTCCGGCCTCATACCAGGTGTGATAGACCGGGTAAGTGTATTCACCCATGGTGATCATGGGCAACCGGGACAGCAATTGGTCGATGGCGAGCGTTGCGATCCCTGCGTCCTCATGCTTCGTCAGCTTCACCAGTGCTGCAGTCGCATCCACCGTGAGGATGCCGCCGATGCCATGCACGGCGGCTTGTGAACCTTTCTCCGCCTTCTCCAGCAGTGCGGGGAGGAATACGGGATGACGCAGCAGCCGTGTCTCCGTAGCGCGGGTGTTTCGATCGATGCCGCGGACGCAGGCCTGACTCACGAGTTCGCGGGCTTCATCCGCAGTGGGCATGGTGACCTCAATGGTGGTCTCGGCCCAGGGGTGCTTTCTCGTTTCGGTGACAGCCCAGCCAAAGTCATGCGCGACCTTCACTTTGTAGCGGCCGGGCTGGTTGATCGTCACATAGAGCAGCAGGGGAAGAAACTCCTGATGCTTCTCACCCGGCTTCAACTCACGCGGTCCGCCGATGCCACCCATGTTCATGGCGTACTGGGTGAGATCTGGCATGACCTTCCCATCCGCATCGGTCACCACAAACTTGTACCGAAGAGGGAAGCCGGTGCCGCGATAGTCTCCGCCGGTCTCGATGGTGAAAGGATCCTTGCCAGCATTCTCCAGTGTGAACTGCACGGAGATGGGTTCACCCAGCAGGTAGGTGGTCTTACCCGTTTGCACGCTCACTTTCGCCGACTCTGGAACCGGCTTGCCCTCGCGGCCGAAGTAGGACTGAAGCTCCGGGTCTGCACCGTGCAGCATCCCCGCGAGGGCGAGGCACGTCCAGAGGCATAGGTTGCGCAGCTTCATCTCGACATCCTAGTGGAACAGAACCCGGGTCGGCAATCCTCAAGAAAGGATTGCCAACACTCTGATGAGTCCTACTCCCGGCCTTCCGTGAGTCCACGAGCCTTGTCGATGAGTTGCAGGAACTCACCACGATAGCCCAACGGGTCTTCACCTTTGCCGCGCAGGGCCATGTCACGCACCATGTCCCAGGTGAGTTCACCGGAGTACTGCGAGTTGCGCAGCATCATGCCAAATCCGGTGACACTGGCTGCAAAGACGAAGTCACGGGGCGCATTCGCCATGGTCTGCTCCTTGTCCGTCACCGGCACTTCAATGAGCTGGCTCTTGTCACCCTCGGGTTGCTTGTAGCGCAGCTTCACGGTCATGGTTTCCCTGCTGGGAGATCCGCCGCCGGGAGCTGGAGTGGCCATAACCGTCGTGGGTGGCGGCTTGGGTGCGTACTTCAGGTCATCGACGGCGGGACGTCCATCGGGTGACATGGCGCGTGCGCCCACGGGTACGATTTCGTAGAGTGCTGTCACGGTGTGGCCCGCGCCGATTTCACCTGCATCCTTGCGATCGTTGTTGAAGTCCTCCTTCGCCAGTGCGCGGTTCTCATAACCAAGCAGGCGATAGGCAGCAACCTGGGTGGGATTGAATTCCACCTGGATCTTCACATCCTTGGCGATCGTCACGAGCGTGGCATTCATCTGATCCACCAGCACCTTGCGTGCTTCGCTCAGGGAGTCGATGTAGGCATAGTTGCCGTTCCCCTTGTCTGCGAGGGTTTCCATCGTGCGGTCCTTGAGATTGCCTGTGCCGTAGCCCAGCACGCTGAGGAAGACGCGGCTCTTCGCCTTCTCCGCGATGAGTTTCTCCAGTTCCTCCGGCGAGCTGATGCCCACATTGAAGTCACCATCCGTGCATAAGATGACCCGATTCACGCCTTCTTGTACGAAGTTCTGCGTGGCCTGCTGATAGGCCACGCGAATGCCGCCTGCGCCATTGGTGGAGCCTCCGGCATTGAGGGCTTCGACGGCGCTTTGAATCTTCTGCCGCTCGCTACCCGTTGTGGAAGTGAGGGCGACACCAGTGTCACCCGCATAAGTCACGATGGCCACACGGTCCGTGTCCTTGAGCTGCTCCGTGAGCATGCGCAGGGACTGCTTCACGAGAGGCAGCTTGTCCGGCGAATCCATGGAGCCGGACACATCCACGAGGAAGACAAAGTTTGCCGCACCGCGTTCCTTGCGAATCTCGCGACCTTTCAGCGCGATGCGCGCGAGGCGGTGCATGGGCTGCCAGGGAGCCTCCGCCATGTCCACCGTCACGGAGAAAGGAGCGGCGTCTTCCGCGGGTGGTTCATAGGCATAGGGGAAGTAATTGATGAGTTCTTCCAGACGCACGGCGTCGGCCGGAGGGCGCTGTCCATTGTTCAGGAAGCGGCGCACATTGGCGTAGCTCGCGGTGTCCACATCGATCGAGAAGGTGGAGAGAGGTTGCTGCGCTACCTGTAGGAATGGATTCTCGTAGATGGGGGTGTAGGTCTCGCCACCAGCATGCCGGGTGACGAGCTTGCGAGCACGGGTTTCGGCTTCCTGGAGGTCTTTGATTTGCTTGAGCTCTTGCAACTGTTTGCCAAACTTCTCCAGGTCCTGTTCGCGCTTGCCTCTCACCAGAGACTCCGTGGTGGTAGTGGTGGTTTGGGTTCTCCTGTAGGCGTCGTTTTCGTTGTCCGCGATGGCGTAGAAGTGGGGAGCTGGAGCCGGCACGGGGTTGGCAATGGTAGCGGCAGGAGCGGCGGGAGTAGCGCTGGCAGGCTTGGGAACCCCAGTAAGCGGGGTTGAAGGCGTGGTCGCAGCGGGGGCACCACCAGCGGCAGGCATCTTGATCGCGTCGTCGGTATCAGCAAGGGTGGCGAGAGTCATGGTATCCGCAGGAGCGGGGGATGCCACGGGGCCTGAGGCGGGCGTGGCTGACCTGCCTGCGAGTTCCGTGGGTGGCTTGGGTTCCGCGGCAGCAGCCTGGAGCTTGACCCCGCCGTCACTGGGGGAGGGTGCCGCTCCTGGGGAGGTATCAAAGACCCTGCGACGGGTCAAAGGTTTGGGTGCTTGGGAGCTGGGAGGAGTATTTACCGCCACAGCGGGCGTGGAACTGTCCATGTGCAGACCGGTTTCCGCTTCCTCAGCACGCAGTGCGGGCACGCTACCCGCCGCGAGGGTTGTGCCTCCGGTGTAGGTGTTCGCAGGTGCTCCCGTGGGGGCAGAAGTGGTGGTGCCAGTGAATGCGAGTGTACCACCAGCCAGCGTGATCGAGCCAGCTCCCACCTTCGTCACTCCACCCGTTCCCGCAGCTGCCTTGTCTGCGGTGGGCACATCTCCGGTAGTGGAAGCCCCATTGGCAATGACAGTGCCGCCCACCGCCCCCCTGGAAGTGAGCGAGCCATTCACTGTGACCACGCCACTGCGATTCAGGTTGAGGGTGCTGCCGTTGATGTCGGCACCGCTGGCCATGGAGGCGTCGCGGCCAAAGCTCACGGCAGGCTCATTGACCTCCAGCCCCAATGCCAGGCCGTTGCCAGACATGGATACAGTCCCACCCGCGCCCACCACAATGTCGGAGGCTGGCGAGAGGCCACCCAGTGATCCGAAGGTTCCCGACGTTGGATCCGCAGGCATTTCGCTCAGCTTGTCATTTGAAAAGTTGAACTGATCCAGAGGACGGGTACTGCCGATGGCGATGCCGCGACTGGCAATGCTACCTGAGCCTGTGATGCGGCTTCCCTCGCTCGCACTGCTGAAATCCGCCTCTGCTTTTTCCGTCACCATCGTCGATGACAATGCCTCGGCCACCAGGGTGGATGCGGCGGTCCCATCCGGCGAGACGGGGAGCAACAGCGCAGGACTTGCGGGCGTGCCCGGCGTGGGCATGGGAAGCAATGCATCGCCTGTCTTGCCGAGAGCGACGGGCGCATTCACCGCCACGAAGGTGGGTGTATCAGGCATTCCGGGGGCGGGAGTCTGGCCAGCGGAGATCGGCTTTGCTGTTTTTTCAATGTTCACCCGCACGTCTTCGGTGGAGAGCTTGCCTTTGGCGTGAACGGCCAGACTCACCCTCTCCTCAGGCGCCTGTGAGCGCTGTTCGTTCAGGGTGATCACGAGCATGGCTGTGGTGCAGGCCGCGATGGCGGTGGGCACCCAGAAGGCGGGATGCTTCCAGATGGAGCGCTCGGTCTTCTTTGGCAGGGGCTGCGTATCCGCGGTGAATTCGCGCAACACACGGAAGCGTTGCTCGGAGGTGAGCGTCGTTTTTTCTGCATCAGTGACCTCGTCGTGGAGCAGGGTGCAGAACTTGCGCATCTCCTCCGCCTCCACGCGCAGGGCGGGATTGGTTTCCATCTCGGCCTCCAGGGCGGCGCGCTCATCAGGCGGCAGCTCATTCAGGGCGTAGGCGGTTAGTTTCGCATTCATGGCTTTCGGGGAAAAGGGATGTATCAGAAAAGGATGTGGTGGGATGCGGCTCTTTTTTCAGGCATTCAGTGCGAGCCAGCGCTCCCGCAGGGTGGTGACTCCGAGGTGAATGAGCGTGCCTACATTTCCCACGCTCGTCTTCAGGACTTCGCTGATCTCCTTGTAGCTCAGCCCGGCCTCGAATTTCATCTTCACAGCCTCGCGCTGCTTGTCAGGAAGTTGATCAATCCACCGGCTGATCTGGCCGCTGGTCTCCTGCTCCTCAAGAGCATCCGCGGGAGTCGGAGCGTTGGAGGATTCCATGTCGAGCACGTCGTTTTCCATGGGGATGATGCGGTTGAATTTTCGCTGATGATCCAGGGCGCGATTGCGGCACACCGTGAAGAGCCACGGCGCGAGCCGTTCGCGATCCAGCGTGCCAAGGCTCTGGCTCAGCCGGATGAAGACGTCCTGGGCGATGTCGCGAGCCTGACTCACATCTCCCACGATGCCGATGGCATAGCGTATGAGGGGCTTCTCATACCGTTCCAGGGCACCAAGGAGGAAGGCGTGGTCGGGGTCGCGACTGCTCATGAAGGCTTCAGGAGGCATCACGGGGAGGGGAAGGAAGTCTTGGGAAAAAGATGGAGAAAGATTCGGCTGTGGGAAAAGGAGAAGTGGATCGCTCGTTCCATCATGCAGGATTTCTCAGGCACAGGCACAGGCACACATGTTGAGGTATCTTGATATGACGTGAGAGTTGGGGATGTGGAAGGAGATTTCACAAGACACACCATTCGGAAGTCATGATCATCCTCAAACGTGTCCTTCTGGCGCTTGTGCTTGTTTTCGTGGGCGTCCTCCTGGCGCTCGGGCTGCTCTTTCGAGCTTCCAAAGATATCGTCGTGGATACAAGGATGGAGTTGGTCGCCTGTGCTGTTGCTGCACAGGATTATCGCAATACTCATGGGAAGTGGCCTGAGAACCGCGGACAGATTGACGCCAGTGTGAGCACGGCACTGGGCATGGGCGGTGGTGGTCGGCAGGACGAGTGGGGAAGGCCTTTTCTATTGGCCGTCGACCAGAGTCTGGACCAGGCGGTACTGCAGACGTATGGTCCAGATGGCAAGAGCGATACCAGGGATGGCGGCCTGCGTGTCGTGGTCATGCCTCAGCAACTGACTGTGTATTCTGAATAGGAGCGTGCCGCTCCTTGTTCTTGCGCGAGGCAATCACCTCTGGAGCTCGCGCACCATCTCCTTGAGCGTGTGAGGCCGGTGCACATTGCGGAAATACACCTCAGGACCTGCGCTCACGGAAGAGTCGAATCGTAGATTCCCCATGCCAAGCAGAGCCCGCCAGCCGCTTTGTTGCACGTCAATGGCGCGGATGTCGCGGATGCGCACTTCACGTGTGTTTCTCCCGAGCACGCCGTATTCCATCTCCACTCTCCGCGTGGTGATGAAGTAGGTGCAGGTGTAGCGATCGAGCCCCACGAAAAGCAGGACCAATCCGGCGATGGAGCTGAACAACAGCATCCACTCCATGCCGAAGTGCAGGTGGTGGGACACCACCGCGCCGGCAATGGTCAGCGCGATGCCGAGGAGTGACTTGGGATAGGCGAACCAGCTTGGATGACCCTGGTAGAGCATTTCCTCCGGCTCGCGGTCCTCCGGATAGGAGGTCTCGGCCTCGCCCAGATGGGGCCGCATCATGCCGCCATTGGGGTACCCGGGCCTCCATTCCTGTACAGGTGGGGGCATCCCGGACCCGGCAGCAGAGGCATTCAGATGCAGCGCATCCTCATCGAGCTCTTCTTCATCTTCCACGCCGTGGTCATCAAAATGATCAGGCTCGTCTTCGTCGAGACCAGGGGCGAATTCATCGTCTTCAAACGAGGCATCTTCCTCCTCCTCGTCACCTTCATCAGGATTGTTGAAGTTGTCTTCCCGAGCGGGGCGTCGCTGGGAGGGTGGGCGGAAGTCGGTCTCCGGTCGCGGCAGCGGCGTGTCCGCGCGGAATTCGTGATTGGGCGGCAATTGCGGGCGGGGGGAGGGGCCTCCGCCGCTCGTGCTCCGTCGCGGCATGTTCGTCACGTCCGGGTAGGGCATGGCCAGCAGATCGCCGAGAAGGTGGCCGTGACCCGTTTCGTCATCCAGTACCATGTCGCTCCGACTGAGTGTGCCGGAGATGAGCATCGCGCGCAGATCGTTCTTGCTGTACACATCCTTCAGGGTGGGATGGTCCGGCAGAAAGTAGCGTGCGTTGGCCATGACAGGGCGAAGTGGGCGGGGTGCGCGGGGCAGGCGGAGTCCGGCGCGCCTATGACAAAATGCGAAACCGGCCCGCGTGTCCATCGCTTCTTCTCAAAACCAAATGCCCTTTTGCTATTGCGGCGCTTGCTGGCATCTTGCGCGCCCATGTCGTCTGCCCGACTTTCGTTGATCGCGCTGTCAGTGCTGAGTCTCGCCGGAGTGTGTCCGGCGCAAGTGGAACGCCCCCCTGAGCCGCTGCGCGAGTTTCGTGGCGCCTGGGTGGCCACCGTGCGCGGCATCGACTTTCCCTTCGAGCCCGGCGACCCGACGCCGAAACAACAGGCGGAAATCGTGGAAATCTGCAACAAGGCAGCGGCTCTGAAGCTGAACGCCCTCATCTTCCAGGTGCGGCCAGCGGGGGACGCCGTGTACAAGTCCGACATCGAGCCCTGGTCTCCCTGGCTGACCCACGCCATGGGAAAGGCCCCGGATCCCATGTGGGACCCACTGGAATTTTTCATCAAGGAGGCGCACAAGCGGGGCATTGAACTGCACGCGTGGTTCAACCCCTTCCGCGCTCTGAGCGGCCCCAAATACAAGGGGGCGAAGAACCACATCAGCCTCACGCATCCTGAATGGTGCTGGCAGTATGGGGAGAATCTCTGGATGGATCCCGGTGAGCCCGGCGTGCGCGCGCAAAGCCTGGCGGTGATGCTGGATGTGACCCGACGCTATGACGTGGATGGCATCCACATGGATGACTATTTCTACCCGTACCCCATCCAGGAAAAGGGCGCGACGGTGCCCTTTCCGGATGGCAGGGCCTGGAAGAAGTACCAGGACTCCGGTGGCACATTGAGCCGGTCTGACTGGCGCCGCGACAACGTGAACACCTTTGTGCGCGATCTATACGCGGGGGTGAAGCGTGAGAAGCCCTGGGTGCGTGTGGGCATCAGCCCCTTTGGCCTGTGGCGTCCCGGATATCCGGAGGGGATGGGGAAGGGGGCGCTGGATCCGTATGAGGCCCTTGCCGCAGACTCGTTGAAGTGGCTGCAGAATGGATGGGTGGACTATTTCGCGCCACAGCTCTACTGGCCAATCGAGCAAAAGAATCTGAGCTTCATCGGCTTCTTCGACTGGTGGCTTACGCAGAATACGGCGCAGCGTCACATCTGGCCGGGGATGGCGTCTGAGCGGGTGCTGCGCGATCGACAGCCTGCCGAGATCCTGCGCCAGATCAGCCATACGCGGAACCGCATGCAATACATGCCGCCCGGGCACATCCACTGGAACTTCACGGCCTTGAAGAAGAATCTCGGTACGCTGGCGGATCTTTGTGGGCAGCGCGCCTACCAGGACTATGCGCTGGTACCCTCCGCCTCCTGGCTGGGAAAAGACAAGCCTGCCGCTCCGACTGTGAGAATCCAGGACGGGAAGGCTGAGTGGCAGTATGCCGACCCACGCTTCGACTCCTTCGTGAAGTGGTGGCATGTGCAGGTGTATGATGGCTCCCAGTGGATATCGCTGCGCTCCCTGCCTGTGGAGGAGCGCTCTCTCAGCTATCCCAAGGGGGCGCAGGCGATTGCGGTGCGCGCCATCACCCGCACGGGGATTGCGGGTGAGGTGTCGGTCGCGCGGTGACTCCGTGCCGAGGCACGTAGAGACGCATTG belongs to Roseimicrobium gellanilyticum and includes:
- a CDS encoding PH domain-containing protein — its product is MANARYFLPDHPTLKDVYSKNDLRAMLISGTLSRSDMVLDDETGHGHLLGDLLAMPYPDVTNMPRRSTSGGGPSPRPQLPPNHEFRADTPLPRPETDFRPPSQRRPAREDNFNNPDEGDEEEEDASFEDDEFAPGLDEDEPDHFDDHGVEDEEELDEDALHLNASAAGSGMPPPVQEWRPGYPNGGMMRPHLGEAETSYPEDREPEEMLYQGHPSWFAYPKSLLGIALTIAGAVVSHHLHFGMEWMLLFSSIAGLVLLFVGLDRYTCTYFITTRRVEMEYGVLGRNTREVRIRDIRAIDVQQSGWRALLGMGNLRFDSSVSAGPEVYFRNVHRPHTLKEMVRELQR
- a CDS encoding glycoside hydrolase family 10 protein, translated to MSSARLSLIALSVLSLAGVCPAQVERPPEPLREFRGAWVATVRGIDFPFEPGDPTPKQQAEIVEICNKAAALKLNALIFQVRPAGDAVYKSDIEPWSPWLTHAMGKAPDPMWDPLEFFIKEAHKRGIELHAWFNPFRALSGPKYKGAKNHISLTHPEWCWQYGENLWMDPGEPGVRAQSLAVMLDVTRRYDVDGIHMDDYFYPYPIQEKGATVPFPDGRAWKKYQDSGGTLSRSDWRRDNVNTFVRDLYAGVKREKPWVRVGISPFGLWRPGYPEGMGKGALDPYEALAADSLKWLQNGWVDYFAPQLYWPIEQKNLSFIGFFDWWLTQNTAQRHIWPGMASERVLRDRQPAEILRQISHTRNRMQYMPPGHIHWNFTALKKNLGTLADLCGQRAYQDYALVPSASWLGKDKPAAPTVRIQDGKAEWQYADPRFDSFVKWWHVQVYDGSQWISLRSLPVEERSLSYPKGAQAIAVRAITRTGIAGEVSVAR
- a CDS encoding PIG-L deacetylase family protein, yielding MPLPQTILAIGAHYDDCVFGIPGILLQAVRKHHRVVILSLIGDYTNWPPVQGREPQLLEVTKQLAQERGMEMRFLKHASMHFRLGEDTQREVAEIVEEVKPTTSFMLWPHDRHPDHESAASICKAALMQPRTILGRDCPAPRRVFCYDNGPRHTIGFEPNTFVDVTAEWPASMEWLGRLMAFVNKKEYDAATLDSSRQAKESLARYRGATCGVKYAEAIWSMTAAPVEIL
- a CDS encoding RNA polymerase sigma factor; its protein translation is MPPEAFMSSRDPDHAFLLGALERYEKPLIRYAIGIVGDVSQARDIAQDVFIRLSQSLGTLDRERLAPWLFTVCRNRALDHQRKFNRIIPMENDVLDMESSNAPTPADALEEQETSGQISRWIDQLPDKQREAVKMKFEAGLSYKEISEVLKTSVGNVGTLIHLGVTTLRERWLALNA
- a CDS encoding YfbK domain-containing protein: MNAKLTAYALNELPPDERAALEAEMETNPALRVEAEEMRKFCTLLHDEVTDAEKTTLTSEQRFRVLREFTADTQPLPKKTERSIWKHPAFWVPTAIAACTTAMLVITLNEQRSQAPEERVSLAVHAKGKLSTEDVRVNIEKTAKPISAGQTPAPGMPDTPTFVAVNAPVALGKTGDALLPMPTPGTPASPALLLPVSPDGTAASTLVAEALSSTMVTEKAEADFSSASEGSRITGSGSIASRGIAIGSTRPLDQFNFSNDKLSEMPADPTSGTFGSLGGLSPASDIVVGAGGTVSMSGNGLALGLEVNEPAVSFGRDASMASGADINGSTLNLNRSGVVTVNGSLTSRGAVGGTVIANGASTTGDVPTADKAAAGTGGVTKVGAGSITLAGGTLAFTGTTTSAPTGAPANTYTGGTTLAAGSVPALRAEEAETGLHMDSSTPAVAVNTPPSSQAPKPLTRRRVFDTSPGAAPSPSDGGVKLQAAAAEPKPPTELAGRSATPASGPVASPAPADTMTLATLADTDDAIKMPAAGGAPAATTPSTPLTGVPKPASATPAAPAATIANPVPAPAPHFYAIADNENDAYRRTQTTTTTTESLVRGKREQDLEKFGKQLQELKQIKDLQEAETRARKLVTRHAGGETYTPIYENPFLQVAQQPLSTFSIDVDTASYANVRRFLNNGQRPPADAVRLEELINYFPYAYEPPAEDAAPFSVTVDMAEAPWQPMHRLARIALKGREIRKERGAANFVFLVDVSGSMDSPDKLPLVKQSLRMLTEQLKDTDRVAIVTYAGDTGVALTSTTGSERQKIQSAVEALNAGGSTNGAGGIRVAYQQATQNFVQEGVNRVILCTDGDFNVGISSPEELEKLIAEKAKSRVFLSVLGYGTGNLKDRTMETLADKGNGNYAYIDSLSEARKVLVDQMNATLVTIAKDVKIQVEFNPTQVAAYRLLGYENRALAKEDFNNDRKDAGEIGAGHTVTALYEIVPVGARAMSPDGRPAVDDLKYAPKPPPTTVMATPAPGGGSPSRETMTVKLRYKQPEGDKSQLIEVPVTDKEQTMANAPRDFVFAASVTGFGMMLRNSQYSGELTWDMVRDMALRGKGEDPLGYRGEFLQLIDKARGLTEGRE
- a CDS encoding HEAT repeat domain-containing protein, with protein sequence MKLRNLCLWTCLALAGMLHGADPELQSYFGREGKPVPESAKVSVQTGKTTYLLGEPISVQFTLENAGKDPFTIETGGDYRGTGFPLRYKFVVTDADGKVMPDLTQYAMNMGGIGGPRELKPGEKHQEFLPLLLYVTINQPGRYKVKVAHDFGWAVTETRKHPWAETTIEVTMPTADEARELVSQACVRGIDRNTRATETRLLRHPVFLPALLEKAEKGSQAAVHGIGGILTVDATAALVKLTKHEDAGIATLAIDQLLSRLPMITMGEYTYPVYHTWYEAGDPKQASALTWDERFRPETLALGKQWVESDKVDLINRGALVLTSLGRPEDMPVIQATLARETKTIPVPRKESGDNILNHPGAQDTLLRAVDAIRSRGHRASTNADIDVAGSLILMRQLADKTIPKPEGGAWKARLVTSMESPCPTLREEALKAVPDDIPSDWIPMVLRRMEDDDLGVVRIACEAAARSKHKDFAKPALRILQTSHHPWVIRSASEAAWFCGAHVEMWDIWAQRLAEKELHSDAFQYLQKIIQEVEDKQTMGSGSSSHMTMDERFTLRDRWVTFLNKHRKELADGKRFSIKDPELLHLMQRPGSEDVVFHISFKDGTQWPPLKRE